Proteins encoded together in one Fundidesulfovibrio magnetotacticus window:
- a CDS encoding PAS domain-containing sensor histidine kinase, producing MSPGKRDGGDITSRLRGELDALARRERHCQMLRRLLEELREEYRSLALSAPDAIVACDAKGQVVFYNHAAQALFGREPEEVMGTSLESLLPERMRERHGQGFGRAARAGRTLKPRVAVECVGLHADGSEFPVEITHSSWKRGQATYFAAFIRDISERKHYERLREDVERIVRHDLKSPLLGIVGFARLLMEDDSLTAKHREWARLIHDSGQQMDRLLANSQAMLRMRQGDYSVTPRPVDLTRLLEELGKRFEPVLRERGVGLACETSQGAEGEGACSIQGEEAFLDDMLSNLIKNAVEASPEGASVSVTLRREGGHAVVDIHNLGVIPPGVRERFFEPYVTGGKPGGTGLGAHSALLIARAHDGEIDFTSDEEEGTHVLVRLPVGGSGEASGEGPEESGGELSGH from the coding sequence ATGAGTCCCGGGAAACGCGACGGCGGCGACATCACCTCCAGACTGCGCGGCGAGCTGGACGCCCTGGCGCGCCGCGAACGCCATTGCCAGATGCTCAGGCGTCTGCTGGAGGAGCTGCGCGAGGAGTACCGCTCCCTGGCGCTCTCCGCGCCCGACGCCATCGTGGCCTGCGACGCCAAGGGCCAGGTGGTGTTCTACAACCACGCGGCCCAGGCGCTCTTCGGGCGCGAGCCCGAGGAGGTGATGGGCACGAGCCTGGAGTCCCTGCTGCCCGAGCGCATGCGCGAGCGCCACGGCCAGGGGTTCGGCCGGGCGGCCCGCGCCGGCAGGACGCTCAAACCCCGCGTTGCCGTGGAGTGCGTGGGCCTGCACGCCGACGGCTCGGAGTTCCCGGTGGAGATCACCCATTCCAGCTGGAAGCGGGGCCAGGCCACATATTTCGCGGCCTTCATCCGCGACATCTCCGAGCGCAAGCACTACGAGCGCCTGCGCGAGGACGTGGAACGCATCGTGCGCCACGACCTCAAGTCGCCGCTGCTGGGCATCGTGGGCTTCGCGCGCCTGCTCATGGAGGACGATTCCCTCACGGCGAAGCATCGGGAGTGGGCCAGGCTCATCCACGACTCGGGCCAGCAGATGGATCGGCTCCTGGCCAATTCCCAGGCAATGCTGCGCATGCGCCAGGGCGACTACTCCGTCACCCCGCGCCCCGTGGACCTGACCCGCCTCCTGGAGGAGCTGGGCAAACGTTTCGAGCCCGTGCTGCGCGAGCGCGGCGTGGGCCTGGCCTGCGAGACATCCCAGGGCGCGGAGGGCGAGGGCGCGTGCAGCATCCAGGGCGAGGAGGCCTTCCTGGACGACATGCTCTCCAACCTGATCAAGAACGCCGTGGAGGCCTCCCCCGAAGGCGCGAGCGTGAGCGTGACCCTGCGCCGCGAGGGCGGGCACGCGGTGGTGGACATCCACAACCTGGGGGTGATCCCTCCCGGCGTGCGCGAGCGCTTCTTCGAGCCCTACGTCACCGGGGGCAAGCCCGGGGGCACGGGCCTGGGGGCGCACAGCGCGCTGCTCATCGCGCGCGCCCACGACGGCGAGATCGACTTCACCAGTGACGAGGAGGAAGGCACCCACGTGCTGGTGCGCCTGCCCGTGGGGGGCTCCGGGGAAGCGTCCGGGGAAGGGCCCGAAGAGTCCGGCGGGGAGCTTTCCGGGCACTAG
- a CDS encoding BMP family ABC transporter substrate-binding protein, with product MRILNLAAALLLAALAAFASPASAQNPAQAQRLKVGFALLGSANDQGWNHSHALGIDELKQKLGDRIEVSVAENVGAADAERVFRQFAQDGCSLVFGTTFEHMDPLLKVAGEFPAVAFEHCSGYKTAPNVGVYMGRMEQAEYLAGYMAGLMGFSRVGTVATNPIPEVVRGVNGFTRGLLKGLAESGATFDGAGANTVAWLNSWRDPRGETTVAETLVQRGAALVRQMADTPDSSLAACAKGVPAIGYGADPARFGGSCVLVSTLWEWGGIYVKKVQARLDGTWKAQDVYWGFAEGAVSLSPFHESVPGDVRAKVLAELERIRSGADDSFLGPLEDQAGKVMVPAGARATDKELFTMRWLLKGVKGKLPD from the coding sequence ATGCGCATCCTGAACCTCGCGGCCGCCCTCCTGCTGGCGGCCCTGGCGGCCTTCGCCTCCCCGGCGTCGGCCCAGAACCCGGCCCAGGCCCAGCGGCTCAAGGTGGGCTTCGCCCTCTTGGGCTCGGCCAACGACCAGGGCTGGAACCACTCCCACGCCCTGGGCATCGATGAACTCAAACAGAAACTAGGCGACAGGATCGAAGTCTCCGTGGCCGAAAACGTTGGCGCGGCCGACGCCGAGCGCGTCTTCCGCCAGTTCGCCCAGGACGGGTGCTCCCTGGTGTTCGGCACCACCTTCGAGCACATGGACCCCCTGCTCAAGGTGGCCGGAGAGTTCCCGGCCGTGGCCTTCGAGCACTGCTCCGGCTACAAGACCGCCCCCAACGTGGGCGTGTACATGGGCCGCATGGAGCAGGCCGAATACCTGGCGGGCTACATGGCCGGGCTCATGGGCTTCTCCCGGGTGGGCACGGTGGCCACCAACCCCATTCCCGAGGTGGTGCGCGGGGTCAACGGCTTCACCCGGGGGCTACTCAAGGGCCTGGCCGAATCCGGCGCGACCTTCGACGGGGCGGGCGCGAACACCGTGGCCTGGCTCAACTCCTGGCGCGACCCCCGGGGCGAAACCACCGTGGCCGAGACCCTCGTCCAGCGCGGAGCCGCCCTGGTCCGCCAGATGGCCGACACCCCGGACTCCTCCCTGGCCGCCTGCGCCAAGGGCGTGCCCGCCATCGGCTACGGCGCGGACCCGGCCCGCTTCGGCGGTTCCTGCGTGCTGGTCTCCACCCTTTGGGAGTGGGGCGGCATCTACGTGAAAAAGGTGCAGGCCCGCCTGGACGGCACCTGGAAGGCCCAGGACGTCTACTGGGGCTTCGCGGAAGGCGCGGTGTCGCTCTCGCCCTTCCATGAGAGCGTCCCCGGAGACGTGCGGGCCAAGGTGCTGGCGGAGCTCGAGCGCATCAGGTCCGGCGCGGACGACTCCTTCCTGGGACCGCTGGAGGACCAGGCGGGGAAGGTGATGGTCCCGGCCGGGGCCAGGGCCACGGACAAGGAGCTCTTCACCATGCGCTGGCTGCTCAAGGGAGTGAAAGGCAAACTGCCGGATTAA
- a CDS encoding C40 family peptidase, protein MPAPSPRIASARVAAFLLAALGLFWAAQPPGTALAQAIDPASLTADFPERDRLPQTDAPESAWYSGRYGSWGPRARTYPGVEAPKGADPSAWKRLRVAAVARRHEGLAYRHHHIPAWNPGEGQGLDCSNFTSWVYNYGLGVGFTSLISAQADGPQAPGRRLAPGEPFKVGDLLFITTKSGARVSHVVLWLGEGRIIDSHGEGVRVRRFTGWYSECFSHARRVVE, encoded by the coding sequence ATGCCCGCACCCTCCCCCCGCATCGCCTCGGCACGCGTCGCGGCCTTCCTGCTGGCCGCCCTCGGCCTGTTCTGGGCCGCCCAGCCCCCGGGGACGGCCCTGGCCCAGGCCATCGACCCCGCCAGCCTCACCGCCGACTTCCCCGAGCGCGACCGTCTGCCCCAGACCGACGCCCCCGAGAGCGCCTGGTACTCCGGCCGCTACGGCTCCTGGGGGCCGCGCGCGCGCACCTACCCGGGCGTGGAAGCTCCCAAAGGCGCGGACCCCTCGGCCTGGAAGCGCCTGCGCGTCGCCGCCGTGGCCCGCCGCCACGAGGGCCTGGCTTACCGCCACCACCACATCCCCGCCTGGAACCCGGGCGAGGGCCAGGGGCTCGACTGCTCCAACTTCACGTCCTGGGTCTACAACTACGGGCTGGGCGTGGGGTTCACCTCGCTCATCTCGGCCCAGGCCGACGGCCCCCAAGCCCCGGGGCGCAGGCTCGCGCCCGGCGAGCCCTTCAAAGTGGGGGACCTGCTCTTCATCACCACCAAGAGCGGCGCGCGCGTCTCCCACGTGGTGCTCTGGCTGGGCGAGGGCAGGATCATCGACTCCCACGGAGAGGGCGTGCGGGTGCGCCGCTTCACCGGGTGGTATTCGGAGTGTTTCTCCCACGCGCGCAGGGTGGTGGAATAA